The following proteins come from a genomic window of Lolium rigidum isolate FL_2022 chromosome 5, APGP_CSIRO_Lrig_0.1, whole genome shotgun sequence:
- the LOC124653919 gene encoding serine/threonine-protein kinase RIPK-like, producing the protein MAARSWSHFSCCVGGSAVADDNDDDRAASRRRVGRKVSPRSSSSSSRMSLSSLSSSGTLSPEDLSLTLSGSNLHAFTYAELRAATGTFSRANYLGSGGFGPVYKGVVGDSLRPGLAAQAVAVKYLDLDCGTQGHKEWLAEVFFLGQLRHKNLVKLIGYCYEDQHRMLVYELMSAGSLENHLFKSTNGSLPWMTRMKIAVGAAKGLAFLHDADTPVIYRDFKASNILLDSDYNTKLSDFGLAKDGPQGDETHVTTRVMGTHGYAAPEYIMTGHLTAKSDVYSFGVVLLELLSGLQSVDRARRPREQNLVEWARPYLKHPDKLYKIMDLAFECQYSCKGAEVAALVAYKCLSQNPKSRPTMKEVVKALEPVLDMEDFFPGGHFVFTIIVEEDKVVDMTVEVEEKELHHRQNCEDRHRQKYPNSVIHTGIVLHGSDGLITGLNGAHRRQQRSPSYRRERGV; encoded by the exons ATGGCCGCGCGATCCTGGAGCCATTTCTCCTGCTGCGTCGGCGGCAGCGCTGTGgcggacgacaacgacgacgaccgcGCGGCGTCACGGCGACGAGTCGGCCGGAAGGTCAGCCCGaggtcgtcatcatcgtcctcgaggATGTCGCTCAGCAGCCTCAGCTCGTCGGGGACGCTCTCGCCGGAGGACCTGTCTCTCACGCTGTCCGGCTCCAACCTGCACGCCTTCACCTACGCCGAGCTCCGCGCCGCGACGGGGACCTTCTCGCGCGCCAACTACCTCGGCAGCGGCGGGTTCGGCCCCGTCTAcaagggcgtcgtcggcgacagcCTCCGACCCGGGCTCGCCGCGCAGGCTGTCGCCGTCAAGTACCTCGACCTGGACTGCGGCACGCAGGGACACAAGGAGTGGCTG GccgaagttttctttcttgggCAACTGAGGCATAAGAACCTGGTGAAGCTCATCGGGTACTGCTACGAGGACCAGCACCGGATGCTGGTGTACGAGCTCATGAGCGCCGGGAGCCTGGAGAACCACCTCTTCAAAA GTACTAATGGCTCTCTCCCGTGGATGACGAGGATGAAGATCGCTGTCGGGGCAGCCAAGGGCCTCGCCTTTCTCCACGATGCCGACACCCCGGTGATCTACCGTGATTTCAAGGCTTCCAACATTTTGCTCGACTCG GATTACAACACCAAGTTGTCCGACTTTGGGCTCGCCAAGGATGGGCCTCAGGGTGATGAGACACACGTGACGACGCGTGTCATGGGGACACATGGCTATGCAGCGCCAGAGTACATCATGACAGGCCACTTGACCGCCAAGAGTGATGTATATAGCTTTGGTGTAGTGCTCCTAGAGCTTCTTTCCGGGTTGCAATCAGTTGACCGCGCGCGGCGGCCGAGGGAGCAGAACCTAGTGGAATGGGCTCGGCCGTACCTCAAGCACCCTGACAAGTTGTACAAGATTATGGACCTAGCATTCGAGTGCCAATATTCATGCAAAGGTGCCGAGGTGGCAGCGCTGGTGGCGTACAAGTGTCTTAGCCAGAACCCTAAATCTAGGCCCACTATGAAGGAGGTGGTCAAGGCCCTTGAGCCCGTGCTTGACATGGAAGACTTCTTTCCTGGGGGCCATTTTGTGTTCACAATTATtgtggaggaggacaaggtggtGGACATGACGGTGGAGGTCGAGGAGAAGGAACTACACCATCGCCAAAACTGTGAAGACAGGCACCGGCAGAAGTACCCTAACTCGGTGATCCATACCGGCATTGTGCTCCACGGAAGTGATGGTCTAATTACAGGGTTGAACGGTGCGCATCGGCGGCAACAAAGGTCGCCGAGCTACCGCCGTGAGAGGGGTGTTTAG